The genomic DNA GCGGCGCGGCTCGTAGACGAGGGCGGCGGCCATCGCGGCCAGCCCGCCTTCGTCGAGGTCGTCCCACAGGCCGCGCCGCAGGCACTCGGCGACGAGCAGGTCGCGTTCGCCGTAGATGCGCTTCAGGATCCGGCCGGCCGACGTGGACACCAGTTCGCCGTGCCGGTCGTGCTCGACGTAGCCGAGCTGCGACAGCACCTCGGTCACCCGGTCGAACCGCTTGGCGACCTGCCCGGTGCGGGTGCGGATCTGGCGTGACAGCTGGTCGTGCTCGCGCTGCAGCCGCCACCACCGCTCGGCCCAGCGGGCGTGCTGCTCGCGCTCGGCGCAGCCGTGGCAGGGGTGCGACCGAAGCTGCTTGCGCAGCCTGACCAGCTCGCGCTGCATCCGCTCGCGCTGCGCGTGCGTGGGGTTGCCCTTCGCCGCCTCCTTCTCGAGGTCGCTGATGCGGCGCCGCAACCCCGAATACTCCCCGAAGTCGCCGAGGTGGCAGCGCATCGCCTCGGCGTAGCCCGACAGCGACTCCTCCTGCTTGCGCAGCGTGCGCGCCAGGTCGACCACGGCCCGGTCGGCCTGGAACTGCGCGAACGACAGCTCGAGGATCTGCCGGGTGCGCTCGCGGCCGAACTGGTCGATGAGGTTCACCGCCATGTTGTACGTCGGCTTGAAGCTCGAGTTCAACGGGTAGCTGCGCCGCGACGCCAGCGCGGCGACCGCCTCAGGGTCGAGCCCGTCGACCCACTGGATGACCGAGTGCCCCTCGATGTCGATGCCGCGCCGACCCGCGCGCCCCGTGAGCTGGGTGTACTCCCCCGGCGTGATCGGCACCCGAGCCTCGCCGTTGAACTTCTCCAGCTTCTCGAGCACGACCGAGCGCGCCGGCATGTTCACGCCGAGCGCGAGCGTCTCGGTGGCGAACACCACCTTCAACAGCTTGCGCTGGAAGAGCTCCTCGACGACCTCCTTGAAGGCCGGCAGCATGCCCGCGTGGTGGGCGGCCACACCGCGCTGGAGCCCCTCGACCCAGTCCCAGTACCCGAGCACCGCGAGATCGTCGTCGCGGAGCATCCGCACCCTGGCCTCGACGACCTGCCGGATCTCGTCGCGCTCCGACGCATCCGTCAGCCGGATGCCGCTGCGCAGCACCTGCCGCACCGCCTGATCGCACCCGGCCCGCGAGAAGATGAACACGATCGCCGGCAGCAGATGCTTCGACGCCAGCAGGGCGACCACGTCGGGCCGGTCGGCGCGGCCCGTGCCCGGTGCGCCGCCGCCACGGCCCCGCCCGCGGTACCCGCCGCGGTCGGATCCGCGCCGGCCGCGCTGCGACCTGGTGCCGAGCGACCGGCTGGCGCGTGCGAGCTGCTTCAGCTCGGGATTCACCCGATTCGCCGCGGCCTGCCCCGACGAGTCGAACAGGTCGACCATCTTGCCGCCCACCAGCACGTGCTGCTCGAGCGGCACCGGCCGCGCCTCGGAGACGATCACGTCGGTGTCGCCGCGCACCGCCTGCAACCAGTCGCCGAACTCCTCCGCGTTCGACACGGTCGCACTCAGCGAGACGAGTCGCACCGCCTCCGGCAGGTGGATGATGACCTCCTCCCACACCGCGCCGCGGAACCGGTCGGCCAGGTAGTGCACCTCGTCCATCACGACGTACGCGAGCCGGTCGAGCAGCGGCGAGTCGGCGTACAGCATGTTGCGCAGCACCTCGGTGGTCATCACCACGATGCGGCCGGTCGCGTTGATGTTCGTGTCACCGGTGAGCAGCCCCACCGCATCGGAGCCCCACGCGTCGACGAACTCCTGGTACTTCTGGTTCGACAGGGCCTTGATCGGCGTCGTGTAGAACACCTTCGCGTGCGGGTCCTGCATCGCGAGGTACACCGCGAACTCGGCGACCGCGGTCTTGCCGGCCCCCGTGGGCGCGGCGACGAGCACGCTGCGGCCCTCGTCGAGCGCGCCGCAGGCGCCGCGCTGGAACGGGTCGAGGTCGAACTTCAGGGTGGACGCGAACTCGGCCAGGCGCGGCCGGCGCCGCTGCTCGCGTGAGAGCGCGTAGCGCTCGGCCGGTGAAGGGCTCGTCACCGTTCCAGCCTACGGCGGATGCCCCGTGGACCCGCCGCGATCAGGCCAGCGCCGTGCCGAACTCGGCCTCCTGGCGCCTCGCGACCCGGCGATCGTGCAACCACGCGATGAACCAGGCCGCGAAGTAGAGCACCACCATCGGGATCGCGAGCAGGAACATCGAGACGACGTCGGCGGACGGCGTGGCGATCGCCGTGAACAGCACGATCACGAGGATCGCGACCCGCCACGACTTCAGGATGCCTGCGGCGCTCAGGATGCCCGCGAAGTCCAGCAGCACGATGAACACCGGCACGACGAACGCGATGCCGATCGCGACGACGAGCTTCGTGACGAAGTCGACGTACTCGCGCGCCGTGAACAGCGCATCGCTGCCGTCGGGCACGAAGCTCGTCATCAGCCGCACGATGTTCGGCAGCACGAACCATCCGGCCGCGCAGCCGGCGAAGAACAGCGGGATCGCCGTGAGGAAGAAGCCGAACGTGTATCTGCGCTCGCGGGTGTTCAGCCCCGGCACGAGGAACGCGAAGATCTGGTACAGCCACACGGGGCTCGAGATCACGATGCCGATCGTGAACGCGATCTGCAGCTGCAGGTCGAACGCGCTCGAGATGGTCGGGAAGATGATCGCCGTCTTGTCGCCCCGTGCGTCGGCGACGTTCTGCACCGGCGCCTGGATCGCCGTCCAGACGTACGCGCTGTTCAGCCACCACCCGATGCCGGTGCCGACGGCGATCGCCGCCGCGGAGATGAACAGGCGGCGGCGCAGTTCGAGCAGATGCGCACCGAGCGACATGCGCCGCTCGCGGTTCTTGCCGCCGCCGCGCTCCTTCACCGCGGTCACGTGGTCAGCTCTTGGTGGTGTCCGTGCTGCTGCCGGTCGCCTTCGGCTGGTCGGTGGCGGCGTCGGCCGTGTCGGCGCCGGTGCCGTCGGCCGCATCGCCGTCGGACCGCACCTCGTTCTTCAGGATCTTCATCGACTGACCGAGGCTCCGCGCCAGGGCGGGCAGCTTGGGCGCGCCGAACAGCAGCAGGATGACCACGAGGATGATCAGGGCATGCCAACCGGTGAAGCCTTGAAACATGGGGTTCGTCCAATGCTCGGATGAATGGTGCAGACAGTCTACCCGTCGTACCCGGCAAGCCCCGCCTGAGCCCAGGCTGCGACCGCATCACGAGCCTCGTCGGGCGCCACGACGGTGACCAGCCCGCCGAGCCCCGCGACGAGACGCTTCAGCCCGTGGTGGTGCGCGACCCGCAGCGTGACCCGCAGTCGCCCGTCGGCCTGCGCCTCGGTCGACGCATCGGCGAGGTAGTCGGCGATGAGCGCCAGCGCGTCGGGCGCCACGTCGACGACGACGTCGAAGTCGGTGTCGGAGGCCTGGAAGAGCGTCGACGGCAGCACGGCGCCGACGTGCTCGCCGATCGGCTCATCGGTGACGACCAGCTCGGTCATGCGGTCGACGCGGAAGTTACGCACGTCGAGCCGGGTGTGGCAGTACGCCTGCAGGTACCAGTCGGCCCCGTCGGAGAGCACCCGCAGCGGGTCGGTGCGTCGGCGCATGTGCTCGCCCTGAGCGTTGCGGTAGTCGAACTCCAGCTGCCGGCCGGCCTCGACGGCCTCGCGCACGAGCGCCAGCGAGGCATCCGACTTCGCCTCCTCCGCCCCGAGCGGGACCGGGTCCTCCGACGCCCCCTCGGCGAGCTTGCGCTTCAGCGACGCCAGCTGCGCGCTGTCCCGGTTCTCGGGCAGGGTGCTGAGGTACTGCACGGCGGTGATGAGGGCAGCCGCCTCGCGGGAGCTCAGCCGCGGCGCGTCGTCGATCGCCACGTGGTGGACGATGATGATCAGGTCTTCGTCCTCGAAGGCGCCCCAGTCGATGTCGAACAGGTCGTTCGCCTGGTACGTGCCGGTGTCGCCGGGCAGCCCCGAGGTCGCGATGCGTTCGACGGCGGCGCGGATCTGCACCTCGTCGACGCCGAAGTGCGCGGCAGCCTCGGCGACGCCGACGACACGACGTTCGAGCAGGTACGGCACGAGCGCGAGCAGCAGCAGGAGCTTGTCGGGCGCCTTCTGGGCGCGGGGGCGTCGGTCGGTCATCGCGCCTCCTCGCGGTGGGCGGCGACGACGGCCGCGAGCCGGTCGCGCACCCGCGCACGCAGCGACTCGGGTGCGATCACGCGCACCTCGGGCCCGTACGAGGCCAGTTCGTCGGCGAACACCACCTCGTCGGTGTAGTGCAGCCGGATCACGCGCCCGTCGCGTTCGGCCGCCCGCCGCCCGAGGCGCACCTCGGCGTCGCTGCCGGCGTCGACCTCGAGGTCGGCGACGTTGGCGAGTCGCAGCGCCTCGAGCTCGGCGAGCACGCGGTCCTGCACGCCCGGCTCGGGTGGGTCGAAGGTCGAGTTCGGCACGGATGTCACGGGGCCGGTGATGCGGCGCAGCAGAAACGTGCGCGGCGCGTCGAGATCGCGGTCGTGCCCGTGCACATGCCAGCGCCCCTCGTGCAGCACGAGCGCGTAGGGGTCGACCGTGCGCTCGCGGGGCGCCTCGGATCCGGGGCGCAGGTAGCGGAACCGCACCGTCTGATGCCGGTCGAGCGCCTGCCGCAGCGGGTCGAAGGCGGCGTCGCGCACCCGCAGACGCGGTGCGTAGCCGATCAGGGGCTCGCGCGGTTCGATCCCGAGGGCGCGCAGCTTCGTCAGGGCGCGCTGCGAATCCTCGGAGAGGGATGCTTCGCGCCACACCTCGGCCGCGAGCCCCAGCAGCCCGATCTCGTCGGGCGTGAAGCGCACCGATTCGGGCAGCTCGTAGCGGCCCTTGCGGATGCGATAGCGCAGCAGCTGATTGTCGCCGGGGTGATCGGGCGACTCGATCGTCTCGAGCGGGATGCCGAGTTCGCGCAGGTGCTCCTTGTCGCGCTCGAACTGGCGCTCGAGGTTCGCGTTGCGACCGGGGCGCGCGTCG from Agromyces larvae includes the following:
- a CDS encoding helix-turn-helix transcriptional regulator, producing MTDRRPRAQKAPDKLLLLLALVPYLLERRVVGVAEAAAHFGVDEVQIRAAVERIATSGLPGDTGTYQANDLFDIDWGAFEDEDLIIIVHHVAIDDAPRLSSREAAALITAVQYLSTLPENRDSAQLASLKRKLAEGASEDPVPLGAEEAKSDASLALVREAVEAGRQLEFDYRNAQGEHMRRRTDPLRVLSDGADWYLQAYCHTRLDVRNFRVDRMTELVVTDEPIGEHVGAVLPSTLFQASDTDFDVVVDVAPDALALIADYLADASTEAQADGRLRVTLRVAHHHGLKRLVAGLGGLVTVVAPDEARDAVAAWAQAGLAGYDG
- the tatC gene encoding twin-arginine translocase subunit TatC; the protein is MSLGAHLLELRRRLFISAAAIAVGTGIGWWLNSAYVWTAIQAPVQNVADARGDKTAIIFPTISSAFDLQLQIAFTIGIVISSPVWLYQIFAFLVPGLNTRERRYTFGFFLTAIPLFFAGCAAGWFVLPNIVRLMTSFVPDGSDALFTAREYVDFVTKLVVAIGIAFVVPVFIVLLDFAGILSAAGILKSWRVAILVIVLFTAIATPSADVVSMFLLAIPMVVLYFAAWFIAWLHDRRVARRQEAEFGTALA
- a CDS encoding helix-turn-helix transcriptional regulator — protein: MPGESSSVSRIEADDRLFSLVLALIATEHGLLKTEILSTVRGYAERYDARPGRNANLERQFERDKEHLRELGIPLETIESPDHPGDNQLLRYRIRKGRYELPESVRFTPDEIGLLGLAAEVWREASLSEDSQRALTKLRALGIEPREPLIGYAPRLRVRDAAFDPLRQALDRHQTVRFRYLRPGSEAPRERTVDPYALVLHEGRWHVHGHDRDLDAPRTFLLRRITGPVTSVPNSTFDPPEPGVQDRVLAELEALRLANVADLEVDAGSDAEVRLGRRAAERDGRVIRLHYTDEVVFADELASYGPEVRVIAPESLRARVRDRLAAVVAAHREEAR
- the tatA gene encoding twin-arginine translocase TatA/TatE family subunit — translated: MFQGFTGWHALIILVVILLLFGAPKLPALARSLGQSMKILKNEVRSDGDAADGTGADTADAATDQPKATGSSTDTTKS
- a CDS encoding DEAD/DEAH box helicase, whose product is MTSPSPAERYALSREQRRRPRLAEFASTLKFDLDPFQRGACGALDEGRSVLVAAPTGAGKTAVAEFAVYLAMQDPHAKVFYTTPIKALSNQKYQEFVDAWGSDAVGLLTGDTNINATGRIVVMTTEVLRNMLYADSPLLDRLAYVVMDEVHYLADRFRGAVWEEVIIHLPEAVRLVSLSATVSNAEEFGDWLQAVRGDTDVIVSEARPVPLEQHVLVGGKMVDLFDSSGQAAANRVNPELKQLARASRSLGTRSQRGRRGSDRGGYRGRGRGGGAPGTGRADRPDVVALLASKHLLPAIVFIFSRAGCDQAVRQVLRSGIRLTDASERDEIRQVVEARVRMLRDDDLAVLGYWDWVEGLQRGVAAHHAGMLPAFKEVVEELFQRKLLKVVFATETLALGVNMPARSVVLEKLEKFNGEARVPITPGEYTQLTGRAGRRGIDIEGHSVIQWVDGLDPEAVAALASRRSYPLNSSFKPTYNMAVNLIDQFGRERTRQILELSFAQFQADRAVVDLARTLRKQEESLSGYAEAMRCHLGDFGEYSGLRRRISDLEKEAAKGNPTHAQRERMQRELVRLRKQLRSHPCHGCAEREQHARWAERWWRLQREHDQLSRQIRTRTGQVAKRFDRVTEVLSQLGYVEHDRHGELVSTSAGRILKRIYGERDLLVAECLRRGLWDDLDEGGLAAMAAALVYEPRRDDRGVEYRLPRGPFRAALEATGHVWSELDDLEREHRLPGSEPPTAALANAMHAWAKGAGLGEVLADTELAAGDFVRLAKQVIDLLDQISIVADGGVGRAARDAIDGVRRGVVIDTVAG